A segment of the Sphingobacterium oryzagri genome:
GGTATTGTTTTGCTGCTGCCGGTTATTTTTAATAATTTGATTATCTTTACATCTTATAAAGTTTAATAAACAATGACATTACTAGAGCGAGTAGAACAAGCATTAGATACCATTCGTCCATATTTGGAAACGGATGGCGGTAACGTGAGCATAGAAGAGATTACGCCGGATAATGTAGTTAAGTTGAAGTTATTGGGTACTTGTGCGAGCTGTTCGATGAGTATCATGACATTCAAAGCAGGATTGGAGCAAGCGATTCGTAAATCGGTGCCTGAAATTACTGGTGTTGAAGCTATTAATTTGACGGATATGAATGATCCGAATGCGGTAACGCCAGGTCAATTTTAGCGGTTAACACAATTTAACAGCCTTCTTTTTAGAAGATTGTATAAATTTGGCGTATGACAGGAAGGGTTTATTTTGTTTTGGCTTTACTTTTTTTGACTACGGTTTTTACAGCCGGAGCGCAGCAAAAAAAGATTATTCAATTCAGCGGACTAATTAGTTCGGTTGGAGGCGAGCTTCCTGTGCCATTTGTCACGGTAACCAACAGAAGTTATAGTAACCAGGCACACGCCGCGGATAACGAAGGTTTTTTCTCGTTTGTGGCCCATGTCGGTGATACCATAGCATTCACATCTGTTGGCTTCGATCCGGTGGAATATGTTATCCCGTATACAGATAGCGATAAGTTCACCGCTCGTATCAATATGAAAAGCTTAGTTATTGAACTTCCGGCGGTTATGCCGTATCCTTGGGCTAGTATCGAAGAGTTTAATATGGCCTTTATGGCGTTGGATGTTAGTAATGACGATGCCGCAAATATGCGAAGAAGTCTATCTCCGGCAGCATTGGCGGCACTTTCACAGGTTACGCCGCGTAGTGCTGAAGAGATTCAGACATTCAACTCTATGCAGCGCCATATCAATATGAACAATAAGAATATTAATCAACGCTTTGCTAACCCGTTATTCAGTCCGTTGGCCTGGGGTTCCTTTATCAATTCTATTGTGAAGGGCGATTATAGTCGGAAGCGGCTAAATTACTAATCTGCAGATCGAATGGCATCGCTTTTTATTTCGCGCACACTCAGCGACGAAGCGATGTAAGATACCAAAATAGCTACCAGCATCACGGTTGTAAATACCAGTAAAAAATCCAGCGCACGTATATCTACCGGATAAACATCCATAATAGCATTTGCTCCGTCACCGGTGCGAATAATGCCATAGGTTTGTTGTACAACACAAAAGGCAAAGCCTATACCGATGCCGATAATTCCACCAATAAAGGCAATCATTATTCCTTCATAGAAAAATATTCGCTGTATAAGCCAGTTGTTTGCACCGAGGCTTTTTAGCACCGTCATATCCTGTTTTTTATCGATGACGAGCATGGTCAGGGATCCAATGATGTTGAATATTGCAATGATGCCGATCACAGTTAAAATAAAGAAAACGATCCATTTTTCGGAACGAACCGTTTTGTAGAGTAGTGGATTTTGTTGTTCTCTGTTTTTCACGATAAATCCATCGCCCAGGCTTTTTTGCGTGGATCGTTGCAGATCTGCAATGGCCGTTGAATCGTTGGTGTATAGTTCAATTGCCGATACTTTATCGTATTCGTTGAGTAAATCTTTTGCAAAATCGAGCGGCGTGATGATCAGGTTGTCATAGCCCTGCTGATATTGCAGTAACCCGCACGGGGATATGCTTCTAAC
Coding sequences within it:
- a CDS encoding FtsX-like permease family protein, with translation MNAINIISAISVVGVLVSSAALVIVLSFYNGMEKLILSLYSTFAPELRIEPSTGKVFDAKQEIFEQLRVNPVLKSYSEVLEDKVLIQYNNQQFIAQVKGVEPKSLLEADHSDMLYAGDLGIRKDSLNFALIGAQVQANLRIPLQGMDNNIQLFSPRKGTSGNSVNPMDDINVRSISPCGLLQYQQGYDNLIITPLDFAKDLLNEYDKVSAIELYTNDSTAIADLQRSTQKSLGDGFIVKNREQQNPLLYKTVRSEKWIVFFILTVIGIIAIFNIIGSLTMLVIDKKQDMTVLKSLGANNWLIQRIFFYEGIMIAFIGGIIGIGIGFAFCVVQQTYGIIRTGDGANAIMDVYPVDIRALDFLLVFTTVMLVAILVSYIASSLSVREIKSDAIRSAD
- a CDS encoding NifU family protein: MTLLERVEQALDTIRPYLETDGGNVSIEEITPDNVVKLKLLGTCASCSMSIMTFKAGLEQAIRKSVPEITGVEAINLTDMNDPNAVTPGQF